A stretch of the Asticcacaulis sp. ZE23SCel15 genome encodes the following:
- a CDS encoding AraC family transcriptional regulator, translated as MEKQLQELRNLASSAKNRRTETGIPRVAMVQGEIPEHQLSAVYEPMINLILTGSKTMTVGERTFAYDPATYFVMSVDLPAVGSVHPAASGAPYLAVSLTLHPPTVAALISDLPVQLCSKLFGSGFSVAPVNDEFLNAWVRMLRLMERPDEVSVLAPAYEREILFRVLQGPLGWMLRDIAAPEAAISRIGVAIQWIRQNFAKPLRVEILAEMAALSVSAFHRHFKAVTALSPIQYQKQVRLLHARTLLMAGEGNATSVAFGVGYESPNQFSREYARHFGLPPSKDLVRLRGQDA; from the coding sequence ATGGAAAAGCAACTTCAGGAACTGCGGAACTTGGCCTCGTCGGCAAAGAACCGCCGGACGGAAACGGGCATCCCTCGTGTCGCAATGGTTCAGGGCGAAATCCCCGAGCATCAGCTTTCGGCCGTTTACGAACCTATGATCAACCTGATTCTCACGGGGTCAAAGACGATGACGGTCGGTGAACGGACGTTCGCCTATGATCCGGCGACATACTTCGTTATGTCGGTCGATCTTCCCGCAGTCGGCTCTGTGCATCCGGCGGCCTCCGGGGCACCATATCTCGCGGTAAGCCTGACGCTTCACCCCCCGACAGTGGCAGCCCTGATCAGCGATCTTCCCGTTCAGTTATGCAGCAAACTGTTCGGATCTGGCTTCTCCGTTGCTCCGGTCAATGACGAATTTCTCAACGCCTGGGTTCGGATGCTCCGATTGATGGAAAGACCGGACGAGGTTTCAGTGCTGGCGCCTGCCTATGAACGAGAAATCCTGTTCCGGGTGTTGCAAGGCCCGCTGGGTTGGATGCTTCGCGACATTGCCGCACCCGAGGCCGCCATCTCACGGATCGGCGTGGCGATCCAGTGGATTCGACAGAATTTCGCAAAGCCCCTCAGGGTGGAAATACTTGCCGAAATGGCGGCCCTCAGCGTCTCGGCGTTTCATCGCCACTTCAAGGCCGTCACGGCGTTGAGTCCTATTCAGTACCAGAAACAGGTCCGTCTTCTGCATGCCCGAACACTTCTGATGGCTGGAGAAGGAAATGCCACATCTGTCGCTTTCGGTGTCGGCTATGAAAGCCCGAACCAGTTTAGCCGGGAATATGCTCGTCATTTCGGACTTCCCCCCTCCAAGGATCTGGTCCGCCTTCGCGGCCAGGATGCTTGA
- a CDS encoding SDR family NAD(P)-dependent oxidoreductase → MKIVIVTGSSRGLGASAAIECARNGMGGVVTYNSSPDKADAVVKTIVENGGTGVALKLDVGDVSSFLAFRDTVAARLLSVWGRKDFDYLVNNAGYGLFNPIITVTKEQFDGLFEVHLKGPFFLTQTLLPLMANGGQIVNITSATTRVATAGVAPYAAFKGGLEVLTRYMAKEFGERGIRANSIAPGAIRTELGGGLNDEFEAILAGQTALGRVGEPEEIGGVVASLLSSENRWINAQNIEVAGGYII, encoded by the coding sequence ATGAAGATCGTCATCGTGACCGGCAGCAGCCGGGGCCTTGGAGCGAGCGCTGCTATCGAATGTGCGCGCAACGGCATGGGGGGCGTCGTCACCTACAACAGCAGTCCTGATAAAGCGGATGCGGTCGTCAAGACGATCGTCGAGAACGGTGGCACGGGCGTGGCGCTGAAGCTAGACGTGGGCGATGTCAGCTCATTCCTGGCGTTCCGTGACACTGTCGCCGCGCGACTGCTGTCAGTCTGGGGGCGGAAGGACTTCGACTATCTCGTCAACAATGCCGGATACGGCCTGTTCAATCCGATCATCACGGTGACGAAAGAGCAGTTCGACGGACTATTCGAGGTACATCTCAAGGGGCCGTTCTTCCTGACCCAGACCCTGCTTCCTTTGATGGCGAATGGTGGCCAGATCGTCAACATCACCAGTGCCACCACCCGCGTGGCAACGGCGGGCGTCGCGCCCTATGCCGCGTTCAAGGGCGGCCTCGAAGTGCTGACCCGCTACATGGCCAAGGAATTCGGCGAGCGGGGCATCAGGGCCAACTCGATCGCTCCCGGCGCGATCCGCACCGAACTTGGCGGCGGACTGAACGACGAATTCGAGGCGATACTCGCGGGCCAGACCGCACTTGGCCGCGTCGGCGAACCCGAGGAGATCGGCGGCGTCGTGGCCAGCCTCCTGTCCAGCGAGAACCGCTGGATCAACGCCCAGAACATCGAAGTCGCGGGCGGCTACATCATCTAA
- a CDS encoding VOC family protein, translating into MLDHVFISVSDIARSIAFYEAALAPLGITHVLDYDGRQGPPGHPDIKGFGANGRVFFWLREGVVEGRAAHIGFVAKGISQVNMAFAAAMAAGAFEIHPPGAQLHYDPRYYAAQVRDPDGYNLEFVYKEWQH; encoded by the coding sequence ATGCTCGATCATGTCTTCATTTCCGTCAGCGACATTGCCCGGTCGATTGCCTTCTACGAGGCCGCGCTTGCACCGCTCGGCATCACCCATGTCCTCGATTACGATGGCAGGCAAGGCCCGCCCGGCCATCCGGACATCAAAGGTTTCGGGGCAAACGGCAGGGTGTTCTTCTGGCTCCGCGAGGGTGTTGTGGAGGGCCGCGCAGCTCACATAGGTTTCGTGGCCAAGGGCATCTCGCAAGTCAATATGGCCTTCGCCGCTGCCATGGCCGCGGGTGCATTCGAAATCCATCCGCCCGGTGCACAGCTCCACTACGACCCACGCTATTACGCGGCGCAGGTTCGCGACCCCGACGGCTACAACCTCGAATTCGTCTACAAGGAATGGCAGCACTGA
- a CDS encoding trans-acting enoyl reductase family protein — MTKLMIYGATGYTGRMAAAHAKAAGTPVVLAGRNEGAVSALAAELDLEYHIFGLEEATAVDAGLEAITVLLNCAGPFMRTAAALMTASIRNGVHYLDTAAELDSYRMAEELDGQAKAAGVMLMPGGGGSVAMLGSLAAHAVARVTDPCKIRIALHVSGGLSRGSAISAMENVTTETLARIDGKLVSIAAGGIEKLDFGEGAVDCFPVTLPDLITIWRATAVPNVETFVHVTGDGFPQGDLSLLPDGPNEEELLANRYQAAVEVTDADGHVTRSRLDTVNGYTFTAMAAVEAGRRVLSGEIRPGFQTPADLFGRGFAETIADTTIIDE, encoded by the coding sequence ATGACAAAATTGATGATCTACGGCGCGACCGGCTATACCGGCCGCATGGCGGCGGCGCATGCGAAAGCTGCAGGTACGCCAGTCGTTCTTGCCGGCCGCAATGAAGGAGCCGTGTCTGCACTCGCCGCCGAACTTGACTTGGAATACCACATCTTTGGTCTCGAAGAGGCAACGGCGGTCGACGCTGGCCTCGAGGCCATCACGGTCCTCCTGAACTGCGCCGGGCCGTTCATGCGCACCGCCGCCGCCCTGATGACGGCGTCGATCCGTAATGGTGTCCATTACCTCGACACCGCAGCAGAACTGGATAGCTACCGTATGGCCGAAGAACTCGACGGGCAGGCGAAGGCGGCGGGCGTGATGCTGATGCCGGGTGGCGGTGGCAGTGTTGCCATGCTCGGCAGCCTCGCCGCGCACGCAGTGGCGCGTGTTACCGATCCCTGCAAGATCAGGATCGCGCTGCATGTTTCAGGTGGGCTGTCGCGGGGTTCAGCGATCAGCGCCATGGAAAATGTAACAACCGAGACCCTGGCGCGTATCGACGGCAAGCTGGTCAGCATAGCCGCTGGTGGCATCGAAAAACTCGACTTCGGCGAGGGCGCTGTCGATTGCTTTCCCGTAACTCTTCCCGATCTCATCACCATCTGGCGGGCAACGGCAGTTCCCAATGTCGAGACGTTTGTTCATGTGACCGGAGACGGCTTTCCGCAGGGCGATCTCTCGCTGCTGCCGGATGGTCCGAACGAGGAGGAGCTCCTTGCAAACCGCTACCAGGCCGCCGTCGAGGTCACCGACGCGGATGGGCACGTCACCCGTTCGCGTCTCGATACGGTCAATGGCTATACGTTTACGGCGATGGCGGCGGTCGAAGCGGGCCGTCGTGTCTTATCCGGCGAAATCCGTCCCGGTTTCCAGACGCCTGCCGACCTGTTCGGCCGCGGCTTTGCCGAAACCATCGCCGACACCACGATCATCGACGAGTGA
- a CDS encoding nuclear transport factor 2 family protein — protein MQKLVETFIHTANVFDIDATLSLFAADAVIDDVSVGDAFVGTDGVRDYLERFFVGYNTSSKLLSFEQLDPSHANVRLDFTGDFGHEIGVLRITINPDGLIERIDADLE, from the coding sequence ATGCAGAAGCTCGTCGAAACCTTCATTCACACCGCGAATGTCTTCGACATCGACGCCACACTCTCCCTGTTTGCCGCCGATGCGGTGATCGACGACGTTTCTGTCGGAGATGCCTTCGTCGGGACCGACGGCGTCCGCGACTATCTCGAGCGGTTCTTTGTTGGCTATAACACCTCCAGCAAGTTGTTGTCTTTCGAACAACTGGATCCCTCCCACGCGAATGTCCGCCTAGATTTTACGGGCGACTTCGGTCACGAGATCGGCGTTCTCCGGATCACGATCAATCCGGACGGCCTGATCGAACGTATCGACGCCGACCTCGAATAG
- a CDS encoding nuclear transport factor 2 family protein, with the protein MTTSTTFAQDAADRLAVVEALYRFAGGIDLRDKDLLTSSLAENAVSDFRPAAAKAGFEYPVIEGRHVIVSALTTSLATLDTTHTVSNPRVTINGDTARMDVLVEAQHVPRSDPSRHYLMKNRYAVELKRSGDQWVITRNTVDNVWRSGDIGVLSGI; encoded by the coding sequence ATGACAACCTCAACCACTTTCGCGCAGGACGCCGCTGACAGGCTTGCCGTCGTCGAAGCCCTTTATCGCTTCGCCGGTGGCATCGATCTTCGCGACAAGGACCTTCTCACGTCCTCACTTGCAGAAAACGCGGTCTCGGATTTCCGGCCAGCCGCAGCAAAGGCCGGGTTCGAATATCCCGTCATCGAAGGCAGGCACGTCATCGTCTCGGCGTTGACGACATCGCTCGCCACCCTGGACACGACGCATACCGTCAGCAATCCACGGGTTACGATCAATGGTGACACGGCACGCATGGACGTTCTCGTGGAGGCCCAGCACGTGCCCCGCAGCGATCCGTCACGTCATTATCTGATGAAGAACCGCTATGCCGTCGAACTCAAGAGAAGCGGCGACCAATGGGTCATCACCCGTAACACGGTCGATAACGTCTGGCGCTCCGGCGACATTGGTGTTCTTTCCGGCATCTAA
- a CDS encoding EAL domain-containing protein — MRSLDLKSQRDSYLAFALAAADVLISSDDQNRITKVVGATKALLGDCAEDLNDRDVLSLFEGAEAIYIGHLIKNAKAAGRIDPCIVSLTPRTGEAAFVNMGIMSLPTANGIHITFTILPPHIVKDMPKRDSMTGLLDRGAFQQIAAGMASPFDSGSGTQMLNELRMIRLEGLPSNLERLPSAKSKLVMAEIGAYIRAQSTEGGIAAQLDDERFGIIASASSPSPELSSVGSHVGDLLRAAGVANPTIKATADTMKLDLTNISSAEAAKALAYAISAFGKGQACGLTSLSECLDAVVEQTVSKFSKIKLAIALNQFSLNFQPIVDIRSRSVHHHEALVRLQDGSDPFGTIAFSEQVGLINDLDMAIASKVLSELRNHPSETVAVNLSGRSLENEVFRNRLFDVIKAEKAYAHLLMIELTESAMVENFEFVAKFIQKLRTNGVRVCLDDFGAGATAYNYLCNFDVDYVKVDGPFLKRAAKDRRQRAIVQSIVVLCRDLGTSLIGEMIETGGDEQFAIDLGIEYGQGYLYGRPIAQLPSSLKGEQRLGKVESWR; from the coding sequence ATGCGCAGTTTAGACCTAAAGTCGCAGCGTGACAGCTATCTTGCGTTCGCTTTAGCGGCGGCCGATGTGCTTATTTCCAGCGATGACCAGAACCGGATTACGAAGGTCGTTGGGGCGACAAAAGCGCTTCTTGGTGACTGCGCTGAGGATCTAAACGATCGGGATGTACTGAGCCTTTTCGAAGGCGCAGAAGCCATTTACATCGGCCATTTGATCAAGAATGCGAAAGCCGCAGGCCGTATTGATCCTTGTATTGTCAGTCTGACACCACGAACTGGAGAAGCGGCCTTTGTCAATATGGGGATTATGTCGCTGCCGACAGCGAACGGCATTCATATCACCTTTACCATCCTTCCTCCGCATATCGTTAAAGATATGCCTAAACGAGATAGCATGACGGGTCTGTTGGATCGCGGCGCGTTTCAACAAATCGCTGCGGGTATGGCGAGCCCATTTGACTCCGGTTCCGGAACGCAAATGCTGAATGAACTCAGGATGATCCGGCTCGAAGGCTTGCCCTCCAATTTGGAGCGGTTGCCCAGCGCCAAGTCGAAACTGGTTATGGCAGAAATTGGTGCCTATATTCGTGCGCAATCCACCGAAGGCGGCATTGCCGCTCAATTGGATGATGAAAGGTTTGGCATCATTGCGTCGGCCTCAAGCCCGTCCCCGGAACTGTCTTCGGTTGGCTCTCACGTCGGTGATTTGTTGCGAGCGGCGGGTGTGGCGAATCCAACGATCAAAGCGACGGCCGATACCATGAAGTTGGATCTGACGAATATTAGTTCAGCCGAAGCCGCCAAGGCCCTGGCTTATGCCATTAGCGCCTTCGGAAAAGGTCAGGCTTGCGGGCTTACGTCGCTCTCGGAGTGTCTTGACGCGGTCGTGGAGCAAACCGTGTCCAAATTCTCGAAAATTAAGCTGGCGATAGCCCTAAATCAGTTTTCACTGAACTTTCAACCCATAGTCGATATACGTTCCCGATCCGTACATCATCACGAAGCACTTGTGCGTTTGCAGGATGGCTCTGACCCTTTCGGAACCATCGCGTTTTCTGAGCAGGTCGGCTTAATAAATGACCTCGACATGGCTATCGCCTCAAAGGTACTGAGTGAACTGCGTAATCATCCGTCCGAAACCGTGGCGGTAAATTTGTCAGGGCGCTCCCTTGAGAATGAGGTGTTTCGTAACCGACTGTTCGACGTGATCAAGGCCGAAAAGGCGTATGCTCACCTACTTATGATCGAGCTAACCGAATCGGCTATGGTTGAAAACTTCGAGTTTGTGGCCAAGTTCATTCAAAAGCTGCGCACAAATGGCGTTCGCGTCTGCCTTGATGACTTTGGCGCAGGGGCCACAGCGTACAACTATCTCTGTAATTTTGATGTCGATTACGTCAAAGTAGATGGCCCTTTTCTAAAGCGCGCCGCCAAAGACAGGCGTCAGCGCGCGATTGTTCAGTCGATTGTCGTTCTGTGCCGGGATCTTGGGACATCCCTGATCGGTGAGATGATAGAGACGGGCGGCGATGAGCAGTTTGCCATCGATCTGGGCATTGAATACGGGCAGGGCTATCTCTACGGCCGACCCATCGCGCAATTGCCATCTAGCCTTAAAGGCGAGCAGCGTCTGGGTAAGGTCGAGTCCTGGCGATAA
- a CDS encoding response regulator, producing MDDNSHMITIVKTILRGFGVVKIFEARDATDAFALLRNDSIDIVIVDYQMHVLDGVDFVKLVRTSTDSANRFVPIIMLTAHSEKSRVTSARDAGVTEFCAKPVTANELYRKISAIVNSPRPFVKVTGYFGPDRRRRNDKKFGGQERRTETNEDTDTRAASNE from the coding sequence GTGGATGACAACAGCCACATGATCACCATTGTGAAAACTATTTTACGCGGCTTTGGCGTCGTAAAGATATTTGAGGCTAGGGACGCGACGGATGCCTTTGCCTTATTGCGCAATGATTCCATAGATATCGTCATTGTGGACTATCAAATGCATGTCCTTGATGGCGTGGATTTTGTGAAGCTTGTCCGCACCTCAACTGATAGCGCAAATCGCTTTGTGCCAATCATCATGTTGACTGCCCATTCTGAAAAATCGCGGGTCACCAGCGCCAGGGATGCCGGCGTTACGGAATTTTGCGCCAAGCCGGTTACAGCCAACGAGTTGTACCGCAAGATATCGGCGATCGTGAATTCACCGCGGCCATTCGTGAAAGTCACGGGGTATTTTGGCCCCGATCGTCGGCGTCGAAATGATAAAAAGTTCGGCGGGCAGGAGCGACGAACCGAAACCAATGAAGACACCGACACACGAGCGGCGTCTAATGAATAA
- a CDS encoding LuxR C-terminal-related transcriptional regulator, translating to MPSYVRSRLLSKKAFILGELKSLRDTNAAFKPDIISYIRSIVPFDQFGFSGLDIDGCETGNGVLLLTDIPEDMFAEYIAQNLAPLDPIFLNVTEQNPVVSWHDLPETERFSVEARPLNNLLRKHRIAARTLITFWSANRLYGSALFTRPTPFSKAELEVLTWFAHRIHSELSAPLLEKLNERLNINSGEILCLEWASRGHTSEEIAAATGYTTETVNSYLKAASKKLKARNRAHAIADAIRINLIH from the coding sequence ATGCCATCCTATGTAAGATCCAGACTTCTGTCTAAAAAAGCCTTCATCCTTGGGGAGCTTAAAAGCCTGCGCGACACAAATGCGGCCTTCAAACCGGATATTATTTCTTACATCAGATCAATCGTTCCGTTTGATCAGTTCGGCTTCAGTGGCCTGGATATCGATGGCTGCGAGACCGGCAACGGCGTGCTTCTTTTGACCGACATTCCAGAAGATATGTTCGCGGAATATATCGCTCAGAATCTGGCTCCCCTTGATCCCATCTTTTTAAACGTAACCGAACAAAACCCGGTCGTGTCATGGCATGACCTGCCTGAAACAGAGCGATTTTCAGTAGAGGCGCGCCCCCTTAATAACCTTTTGCGTAAGCATCGGATCGCAGCCAGAACCCTGATCACCTTCTGGAGTGCTAACCGGCTTTATGGCTCAGCCTTATTTACCAGGCCCACTCCATTTTCTAAAGCAGAACTGGAAGTGCTCACATGGTTTGCACACCGCATACATTCTGAGTTATCAGCGCCACTTCTGGAAAAACTCAATGAGCGCCTGAATATAAACAGCGGTGAGATACTGTGCCTTGAATGGGCTTCTCGGGGCCACACAAGCGAGGAAATCGCTGCCGCCACGGGCTACACCACAGAGACCGTCAATTCCTACCTCAAAGCTGCCAGCAAGAAACTAAAGGCCAGGAACCGGGCGCACGCCATAGCCGATGCGATACGAATAAACCTTATTCATTAG
- a CDS encoding response regulator, whose translation MKSILLLEDSRTQAIIITKMFQKLGYEVIGAASAETAYQALAKERFCLLVLDVFIEGSNSLDELHIFRQLAPSVPIAVMTAGQINNPEASADALNKARRARVDFLLPKPFYFDDLKQVCEDVEQYWVKAEEAALSVSVADARRLA comes from the coding sequence ATGAAGTCGATACTGCTGCTTGAAGACAGCCGAACACAGGCCATCATCATTACCAAGATGTTCCAGAAGCTGGGTTATGAGGTTATTGGGGCCGCATCTGCTGAGACCGCCTATCAAGCCTTGGCAAAAGAGCGGTTCTGCCTGCTGGTTCTGGATGTATTTATCGAAGGCAGTAACAGTCTCGACGAGTTGCACATCTTTCGCCAGTTGGCGCCTTCGGTACCCATCGCCGTCATGACGGCCGGACAGATCAATAATCCTGAGGCCAGTGCTGACGCCCTGAATAAAGCCCGCCGCGCGCGGGTTGATTTTCTGCTCCCTAAGCCTTTCTACTTCGACGACTTGAAACAGGTTTGTGAGGATGTTGAACAGTATTGGGTTAAAGCAGAGGAAGCGGCTCTGTCTGTGTCCGTAGCTGACGCCCGCCGGCTTGCCTGA
- a CDS encoding PAS domain-containing methyl-accepting chemotaxis protein has translation MLSFMNTRGDRAVVEALHRSLAVIEFLPNGEILSANANFLSLVGYRAEDITGRHHAMFCVSGASGTSAYQQFWTKLADGEFQSGQFKRVDKNGAVLWLQATYNPVKDHRGRVVKIIKFASDITDTTHQMIDYKGKVAAIERSQAVIAFSPSGDILDANANFCQAMGYERAEIVGRHHRIFCDDAYARSEDYRQFWGTLSQGEFYAGEFRRLGKAGREVYIQATYNPIFDDMGHVVKVVKFATDITQSVTRRIRNNDIGCELNAEIADVTDQMATAGGLTINAVAQSHLTLDTITDAVANAHEMTKGVDLMNARMARARSGVEEVFKHSEIANANAQVLGESASSMNNIVAMIQEIAAQINLLALNATIELARAGEAGRGFAVVASEVKSLASQAAKSTETISAEITRTQDVTRQVLESLLLISSSMLTVLQQVSLVADSIHEQTDLSSAISTRMDAAVGAVRAISSHLVDVRQTFDQVTQTSSMLRDGITALAS, from the coding sequence ATGCTGAGTTTCATGAATACACGAGGCGACCGAGCTGTCGTTGAAGCGCTTCACCGGTCTCTGGCGGTTATTGAGTTTCTACCGAACGGTGAAATCCTATCGGCGAACGCCAATTTTCTGTCGCTTGTCGGCTACAGGGCCGAGGATATCACGGGCCGCCATCACGCCATGTTTTGTGTATCGGGCGCTTCGGGAACGTCGGCATATCAACAATTCTGGACGAAGCTGGCGGATGGAGAATTTCAGTCAGGCCAGTTCAAGCGTGTCGATAAAAACGGGGCCGTCTTATGGCTGCAAGCAACATACAATCCCGTAAAAGACCATCGGGGGCGCGTCGTTAAAATCATTAAATTTGCTTCTGACATCACCGATACGACCCATCAAATGATTGATTATAAGGGTAAGGTTGCGGCGATTGAGCGGTCCCAGGCGGTTATCGCCTTTTCACCATCTGGCGACATTTTAGATGCCAATGCAAACTTCTGCCAGGCTATGGGTTATGAACGGGCGGAGATCGTCGGTCGTCACCACCGTATATTCTGCGACGATGCGTACGCACGCTCAGAGGATTACAGGCAGTTCTGGGGCACGTTAAGCCAAGGTGAGTTCTATGCCGGTGAATTCCGTCGGTTGGGAAAGGCCGGGCGTGAGGTCTATATACAGGCGACTTATAACCCCATTTTTGACGACATGGGGCATGTCGTCAAGGTGGTGAAGTTCGCGACCGACATCACGCAGAGTGTAACCAGACGCATAAGAAACAACGACATCGGCTGCGAATTGAATGCTGAAATCGCAGATGTCACAGATCAAATGGCTACGGCTGGCGGGCTCACGATCAATGCGGTCGCGCAATCTCATCTTACGCTCGACACAATCACGGACGCGGTCGCGAACGCCCACGAAATGACTAAGGGGGTCGATCTGATGAATGCGCGCATGGCGCGCGCACGGAGCGGCGTAGAGGAAGTATTCAAACATTCTGAAATCGCGAATGCCAATGCGCAGGTGCTAGGTGAGAGTGCCAGTTCAATGAATAACATTGTCGCCATGATCCAGGAGATCGCGGCGCAAATAAACCTGCTGGCCCTAAATGCGACCATTGAATTGGCACGGGCCGGCGAGGCCGGCAGAGGGTTTGCAGTCGTCGCATCAGAAGTCAAAAGCCTGGCCAGCCAGGCTGCAAAGTCAACCGAAACTATTTCGGCAGAAATTACCCGCACACAAGATGTGACCCGGCAGGTTCTCGAATCCTTGTTGCTTATCTCATCATCGATGCTCACGGTTTTGCAGCAGGTGTCATTGGTGGCTGACTCCATTCACGAGCAAACCGATTTGTCGTCGGCGATATCTACTCGAATGGATGCCGCTGTTGGCGCGGTTCGCGCAATATCCAGCCATCTGGTCGACGTGCGTCAAACCTTTGATCAGGTAACGCAGACGTCCTCGATGCTTCGCGATGGCATAACGGCCCTGGCGAGTTAG
- a CDS encoding methyl-accepting chemotaxis protein, which translates to MLAGARMGQYPGNLLAAAYRFTIETCPSTACEQAEKDVRASHERFLERYENAAKFDPAHKAEINRFKGRFEASYKVLEQDFLPLAQANEMVQTKVILAKESENLEGLKEDIRKYIIQRENDTAKKLERLTSELKKQQMISLALAITITLVITALAAFVAFVDIVRALKTVASQMASIAKGNLAQNVDGQNRRDEIGDVARTLEVFKAGLSEAQQLREDNEAAQSRAEQEQRQAMISLADSFEASVSKVVGAVAAASTELEASASTLTHTARETTEQSRAVSLSAEESAANVQTVAAATEEMSASISEIASQAAQSASIARSAEFMAERTGGIVSELSSAATRIGDVVKLIQNIAAQTNLLALNATIEAARAGEAGRGFAVVATEVKDLASQTARATSEIVDQISDVQKATGETVEAISEITRTIGEIAGVAASISAAVEEQMATVQEIGRSTTDVATASEQVSQRMAGVLSGSAETGAAAEQSLSAAKELGSMAEHLNSEVNQFLANVRAA; encoded by the coding sequence ATGCTGGCCGGGGCGCGTATGGGGCAATATCCCGGCAACCTTTTGGCTGCAGCCTATAGGTTCACCATTGAAACCTGCCCCAGTACGGCGTGCGAACAGGCAGAAAAAGATGTTCGAGCCAGTCATGAGCGTTTCCTGGAACGCTACGAAAATGCTGCCAAATTCGACCCTGCCCATAAGGCCGAGATCAATAGATTTAAAGGCCGGTTTGAAGCCAGCTACAAGGTTCTGGAACAGGATTTCCTGCCGCTCGCTCAGGCAAACGAAATGGTTCAAACCAAAGTCATATTGGCGAAAGAATCTGAAAATCTTGAAGGTCTGAAAGAGGACATCCGGAAATACATAATTCAGCGCGAAAACGATACGGCTAAGAAGCTGGAAAGACTTACTTCTGAACTTAAAAAGCAGCAGATGATAAGTCTGGCCTTAGCCATTACAATCACATTGGTGATTACGGCTCTGGCTGCGTTCGTGGCGTTTGTTGACATTGTGCGGGCACTCAAAACCGTGGCGTCGCAAATGGCCAGTATCGCCAAAGGCAATCTCGCGCAAAACGTGGATGGCCAAAATCGCCGCGATGAAATCGGTGATGTGGCCCGAACTCTTGAAGTGTTTAAGGCAGGGTTGTCAGAAGCTCAGCAATTGCGTGAAGATAACGAAGCGGCTCAAAGCCGCGCAGAGCAGGAACAGCGTCAGGCTATGATCAGCCTGGCCGACAGCTTTGAAGCCAGTGTATCAAAAGTAGTCGGTGCGGTGGCGGCCGCGTCCACTGAGCTTGAGGCATCGGCCTCGACCCTGACGCACACCGCGCGCGAGACAACTGAGCAATCCCGCGCGGTTTCGCTTTCTGCGGAAGAAAGTGCGGCCAATGTGCAGACAGTTGCTGCTGCCACTGAGGAAATGAGTGCTTCCATATCTGAAATCGCCAGTCAGGCGGCTCAATCAGCATCTATTGCCAGATCCGCAGAATTTATGGCTGAGCGAACTGGTGGCATAGTTAGTGAGCTGTCGTCTGCCGCCACACGCATCGGTGACGTCGTCAAACTCATTCAAAACATTGCCGCTCAGACCAATCTGCTGGCACTTAACGCGACGATCGAAGCGGCGCGCGCGGGCGAGGCGGGGCGGGGTTTTGCTGTTGTAGCGACAGAAGTAAAAGACCTCGCATCGCAAACAGCGCGGGCGACTAGCGAAATTGTTGATCAGATTAGTGATGTGCAAAAAGCGACCGGTGAGACGGTGGAGGCCATTTCTGAAATCACGCGCACAATCGGCGAGATCGCCGGCGTCGCAGCCTCCATCTCTGCCGCAGTCGAAGAGCAGATGGCAACGGTTCAGGAGATTGGCCGTTCCACAACGGATGTCGCCACCGCATCGGAGCAAGTCTCGCAACGTATGGCGGGTGTGCTTTCCGGCTCAGCCGAGACGGGCGCTGCTGCAGAGCAGTCTCTCAGTGCCGCGAAAGAGCTTGGCAGCATGGCCGAGCACCTGAACTCCGAGGTCAATCAGTTCCTGGCGAACGTCCGGGCGGCCTGA
- a CDS encoding helix-turn-helix domain-containing protein: protein MARQSDHPVDIYVGARIKACRKTSGISQTELAKAVDLTFQQVQKYESGSNRVSASVLFDMSRFLGVQIGYFFDGYDVWVEKNDPRPELDNRPRTFTLTGEGADIADAFPKIKEPAQRRKIAELVRILAGEP from the coding sequence ATGGCGAGACAATCCGATCATCCGGTCGATATTTACGTGGGGGCGCGTATCAAAGCGTGTCGAAAGACTAGCGGTATCAGCCAGACTGAGCTGGCCAAAGCTGTGGACCTCACATTTCAGCAAGTGCAGAAATACGAGAGTGGCTCAAATCGCGTAAGCGCCTCCGTACTGTTTGATATGTCCCGTTTCTTAGGGGTGCAGATCGGATATTTTTTTGACGGTTATGATGTGTGGGTTGAAAAGAATGACCCTCGGCCGGAACTCGACAATAGGCCACGTACATTTACGCTGACGGGAGAAGGGGCGGACATTGCAGATGCCTTTCCAAAAATTAAAGAACCCGCTCAGCGCCGTAAAATCGCCGAACTGGTTCGTATTCTCGCCGGCGAGCCATGA